One window from the genome of Candidatus Fermentibacter sp. encodes:
- the arcC gene encoding carbamate kinase, with product MPEETGSTGTVVVAVGGNSIIDPKGRRGNLDTHDLARELCEQIASLAGRYGSVVLTHGNGPQVGFELLRNEAAKDVVPPDGMDVNVAATQGYIGYLLQQVLGDVLEERNEEVPICSLVTQVEVDPDDPGFQNPTKPVGPFYSAEEAAKLASERGWRMREDAGRGHRRVVPSPRPLKILELPSVRNLVHSGQIVICTGGGGIPVVRRGKRFEGVAAVIDKDLASALLASGLGARDFVISTGVPEVYVNFGRPDQRALRSIRAEELRKLRADGHFAAGSMLPKIDASLDFIDKGGSRVVITSPESILSSLDGGTGTTIVP from the coding sequence ATGCCTGAGGAGACCGGCAGCACCGGCACGGTCGTCGTGGCCGTCGGCGGGAACTCGATAATCGATCCGAAGGGGAGGAGAGGCAACCTCGACACCCATGACCTCGCCCGGGAGCTGTGCGAACAGATAGCGAGCCTCGCGGGTCGATACGGGAGCGTCGTGCTGACCCACGGGAACGGGCCCCAGGTCGGATTCGAGCTGCTCCGCAACGAGGCTGCGAAGGACGTCGTCCCCCCCGACGGGATGGACGTGAACGTGGCCGCGACGCAGGGGTACATCGGCTACCTCCTCCAGCAGGTCCTCGGCGACGTGCTCGAGGAGAGGAACGAGGAGGTCCCGATCTGCAGCCTCGTCACGCAGGTCGAGGTGGATCCGGACGATCCGGGCTTCCAGAATCCCACCAAGCCCGTCGGGCCGTTCTATTCGGCGGAGGAGGCGGCGAAGCTCGCCTCCGAGAGGGGATGGAGGATGAGGGAGGACGCGGGGCGCGGCCACAGGAGGGTCGTCCCGTCGCCGAGACCCCTCAAGATCCTCGAGCTGCCGTCGGTCAGGAACCTCGTCCATTCCGGCCAGATCGTGATCTGCACGGGCGGCGGGGGCATCCCCGTGGTGCGCAGGGGGAAGCGTTTCGAGGGGGTGGCCGCCGTGATCGACAAGGACCTAGCGAGCGCCCTCCTCGCCTCCGGCCTCGGCGCCCGGGACTTCGTCATCTCCACCGGAGTGCCCGAGGTCTATGTGAACTTCGGCAGGCCCGATCAGAGGGCGCTCAGGAGCATACGCGCGGAGGAACTGCGGAAACTGCGGGCCGACGGCCACTTCGCGGCCGGCTCGATGCTCCCGAAGATCGACGCCTCCCTCGACTTCATCGACAAGGGGGGCTCGAGGGTCGTAATCACGAGCCCCGAGAGCATCCTCTCGTCGCTGGACGGCGGTACCGGAACCACGATAGTCCCTTGA
- the lspA gene encoding signal peptidase II produces MRSDSPVKAFIVAAAAVALDQATKSLALLNLSSVEPVPLLGDVFRLVLKFNEGAAFSLSWGGPGVLIAMTATAAAAVTVAILRWRRRSPAGMAGLGLILGGALGNLGDRIFRDGRVIDFLDMGLGARRWPTFNVADIAITVGALMLVILHRDGGKVENA; encoded by the coding sequence TTGAGGAGTGACAGTCCCGTGAAGGCGTTCATCGTGGCCGCAGCGGCTGTCGCGCTCGACCAGGCCACCAAGTCGCTCGCCCTCCTGAACCTCTCGTCCGTCGAACCCGTGCCCCTGCTCGGAGACGTCTTCCGGCTCGTGCTCAAGTTCAACGAGGGGGCGGCCTTCAGCCTCAGCTGGGGCGGGCCGGGTGTGCTCATCGCCATGACCGCGACAGCGGCGGCGGCCGTCACCGTCGCGATCCTCCGCTGGCGCAGGCGGAGCCCTGCCGGGATGGCGGGCCTGGGGCTCATCCTGGGGGGCGCCCTGGGGAACCTGGGCGACAGGATCTTCCGTGACGGCCGCGTGATAGACTTTCTCGACATGGGCCTGGGAGCGCGCAGGTGGCCCACCTTCAACGTGGCGGACATCGCGATCACGGTCGGCGCGCTCATGCTCGTGATACTGCACAGGGACGGGGGGAAGGTGGAGAATGCCTGA
- the ileS gene encoding isoleucine--tRNA ligase: MKESSYKDSIRLPSTGFAMKANLPAREPEILASWAAGDIYGAIRESRRGRETFILHDGPPYANGNVHLGTALNKILKDFVVKSHTMLGYDCPFVPGWDCHGMPIEHRVASDSSGPAGAAGRSEIRSKCREYAERHVGIQREEFKRLGVFGDWEHPYLTMSRSYEAGILEAFADLVGKGYVYQGLRPISWCSSCHTALADAEVEYAQRRSPSIWVAFEQDDPAAWQARGVPAGVEVVIWTTTPWTLPANRAVALNPAEEYTIVDQGPRRFLVALRRSPDFASMLEGASIRGGAPRFRGSDLEGLRLRHPLDPALRSRVITAEHVTMDDGTGCVHTAPGHGTDDFAAGMRYGLEVASPVDPSGMFTAAAGRYAGMHVHKADPVIIEDLRTSGRLVASGTIEHSYQHCWRCHRPLIYRATSQFFLDLSHEGLKDRVLASVDGIGWHPGWGYDRMKNMMSARPDWCLSRQRAWGVALPALVCRSCGEAFLDEDMARSAARIVAERGSDAWFETDPRDLAALAGRPAVCAACGSKDFDRVDDILDVWFDSSLSHRNVLTPEYGLTRPASVYLEATDQHRGWFGVSLITSTALGLGIPSRNIVTHGLVLDPQGKKMSKSLGNVVSPLEVIETYGADILRLWFASVDYTTDFRAEKSVLDDMREAYRKLRNTVRFLLGNLTGDERAEDFRPDFRGLERFMYLRFRKAAAECVDAYRSFEFHRVFRELRNLATIELSGLFLDARKDRLYCDAPGGPGASGTRMLLGWMATGFLELLAPILPFTSEEGWRELPVGLSSAGSVHMAMLPDEPLTEAEEAELAGWDRFLEYRRIALKSLEDARAAGLIGSSLEAHVRLTVPADAVDSANGEPWADFLIVSTVDAVPSPDGEVSAAVSRTPHGKCERCWRHMPEVEASPERLCGRCAAVVGTGGGNVEE, translated from the coding sequence TTGAAGGAATCCTCCTACAAGGACAGCATAAGGCTTCCGAGCACCGGATTCGCCATGAAGGCGAACCTCCCCGCCCGCGAACCCGAGATCCTCGCATCCTGGGCCGCAGGGGACATCTATGGCGCGATCCGCGAATCGAGGCGGGGGCGCGAGACGTTCATCCTCCACGACGGGCCGCCGTACGCGAACGGGAACGTCCATCTGGGCACGGCCCTCAACAAGATCCTCAAGGACTTCGTCGTGAAGTCGCACACCATGCTCGGCTACGACTGCCCGTTCGTCCCGGGATGGGACTGCCACGGCATGCCCATCGAGCACAGGGTCGCGAGCGATTCGTCCGGCCCGGCAGGGGCTGCCGGCAGGTCGGAGATCCGCTCGAAGTGCCGCGAATACGCCGAGAGACACGTGGGGATCCAGCGCGAGGAGTTCAAGAGGCTGGGCGTCTTCGGCGACTGGGAGCATCCGTACCTCACCATGTCGCGCAGCTACGAGGCGGGCATCCTCGAGGCCTTCGCCGACCTCGTCGGGAAGGGGTACGTCTATCAGGGTCTCAGGCCGATAAGCTGGTGCAGCTCGTGCCACACCGCCCTCGCCGACGCCGAGGTCGAGTACGCCCAGAGGCGCTCACCCTCGATCTGGGTCGCGTTCGAGCAGGACGATCCGGCGGCATGGCAGGCCCGGGGCGTGCCCGCGGGCGTCGAGGTCGTGATCTGGACCACCACGCCCTGGACCCTTCCCGCGAACAGGGCAGTGGCGCTCAATCCCGCCGAGGAATACACCATCGTCGATCAGGGGCCGAGGCGTTTCCTCGTGGCCCTCAGGCGCTCCCCCGACTTCGCATCGATGCTCGAAGGGGCGTCGATCCGGGGCGGCGCCCCCCGTTTCAGGGGCTCCGACCTCGAGGGACTCCGGCTGAGGCATCCCCTCGATCCCGCCCTGCGTTCTCGGGTCATCACCGCCGAGCACGTCACGATGGACGACGGCACGGGATGCGTGCACACCGCCCCCGGGCACGGCACGGACGACTTCGCCGCGGGGATGAGATACGGGCTCGAGGTAGCGAGCCCGGTGGACCCGTCCGGCATGTTCACCGCGGCTGCCGGCCGATACGCGGGGATGCACGTACACAAGGCGGACCCCGTGATCATCGAAGACCTGCGTACTTCGGGCAGGCTCGTAGCGTCCGGCACGATCGAGCACAGCTACCAGCACTGCTGGAGGTGCCACCGGCCCCTGATCTACAGGGCGACCAGCCAGTTCTTCCTCGACCTGTCCCACGAGGGGCTCAAGGACCGGGTCCTTGCTTCGGTCGACGGCATCGGGTGGCACCCCGGCTGGGGCTACGACCGCATGAAGAACATGATGTCGGCAAGGCCGGACTGGTGCCTGTCGAGGCAGAGGGCGTGGGGGGTCGCGCTGCCCGCGCTGGTCTGCCGCTCCTGCGGAGAGGCCTTCCTGGACGAGGACATGGCCCGCTCGGCCGCCCGGATCGTGGCGGAGCGCGGCTCCGACGCCTGGTTCGAGACGGATCCGCGCGATCTGGCGGCACTCGCAGGGCGCCCGGCGGTCTGCGCGGCATGCGGTTCGAAGGACTTCGACAGGGTGGACGACATCCTCGACGTATGGTTCGACAGCTCGCTGAGCCACCGCAACGTGCTGACCCCCGAGTACGGCCTCACCAGGCCGGCCTCGGTCTATCTCGAGGCGACGGATCAGCACAGGGGCTGGTTCGGGGTGAGTCTTATCACCAGCACTGCCCTGGGGCTGGGCATCCCCTCGAGGAACATCGTCACCCACGGCCTGGTCCTCGACCCGCAGGGCAAGAAGATGTCCAAGTCGCTCGGGAACGTCGTCTCGCCCCTCGAGGTGATCGAGACCTACGGGGCCGACATACTCAGGCTCTGGTTCGCCTCTGTGGACTACACGACCGATTTCAGGGCCGAGAAGTCCGTCCTGGACGACATGCGCGAGGCCTACCGCAAGCTGCGGAACACCGTGCGCTTCCTCCTGGGCAACCTGACGGGTGACGAGCGCGCGGAGGACTTCCGGCCGGACTTCAGGGGTCTGGAGAGGTTCATGTACCTGAGGTTCAGGAAGGCGGCGGCGGAGTGCGTGGACGCATACCGCTCGTTCGAGTTCCACCGCGTCTTCCGCGAGCTCCGCAATCTCGCTACCATCGAGCTCTCCGGCCTCTTCCTCGACGCGCGGAAGGACAGGCTCTACTGCGACGCTCCCGGCGGCCCCGGGGCTTCCGGCACCCGGATGCTGCTCGGGTGGATGGCGACGGGCTTCCTCGAGCTGCTCGCCCCGATTCTCCCGTTCACTTCCGAGGAGGGCTGGCGCGAGCTGCCCGTGGGCCTGTCGAGCGCAGGGAGCGTTCACATGGCGATGCTCCCCGACGAGCCGCTCACGGAGGCCGAGGAGGCCGAGCTGGCGGGATGGGACAGGTTCCTCGAGTACAGGCGCATCGCCCTGAAGAGCCTCGAGGATGCGAGGGCCGCTGGCCTGATCGGCAGCTCGCTCGAGGCGCACGTCCGCCTGACCGTGCCCGCCGACGCGGTGGATTCCGCGAACGGCGAGCCCTGGGCCGACTTCCTGATAGTATCCACGGTCGACGCCGTGCCCTCGCCGGACGGGGAGGTCTCCGCCGCAGTCTCCCGCACTCCTCACGGGAAGTGCGAGAGGTGCTGGAGGCACATGCCTGAGGTCGAGGCCAGCCCTGAGAGGCTCTGCGGCAGGTGCGCGGCGGTCGTCGGGACGGGTGGTGGGAACGTTGAGGAGTGA
- a CDS encoding Trm112 family protein: MLDKRLLEILACPACKGPLEYRTEPSEVLVCHACRLVYRVEEDIPIMLIDEATPLGDEG; encoded by the coding sequence TTGCTCGACAAGAGGCTGCTCGAAATCCTGGCCTGCCCGGCCTGCAAGGGCCCGCTGGAGTACCGGACGGAACCGTCCGAAGTCCTGGTGTGTCACGCCTGCAGGCTCGTCTACCGGGTCGAGGAGGACATACCGATCATGCTGATCGACGAAGCCACGCCCCTGGGGGACGAGGGCTGA
- a CDS encoding aminopeptidase yields MDFAAAERYADVILKSGVNLAAGQPLFVRADPANREFAGVLAGRAYALGSPYVYTVYGDTKLELARLSHAGADTLSYVPSFLPGLYRTYIEENWASVALTGPEDPDAYEGVDPARLGSMRKAMSKATREWLEAISSNKIRWSVCLWPTPGWAAKVLGSPDDWERRIWEVLTPILRLDAADPAAAWLAHDAELKRRASFLNGARFDRFHLTGPGTDLYVGMAPDRVFAGGRGVARDGRDFFPNIPTEEVFSTPDFRRTEGRAACTRPVQVNGTNVEGAWFEFEAGRVKAFGASRNEGALAEYLSTDENARFLGEIALVGTDSPIYRSGRIFHSILFDENAAIHIALGNGYTECVERARGAGVQDLLARGCNVSLVHVDFMIGSDEVSVDGLDASGAATRIISAGRFAV; encoded by the coding sequence ATGGACTTCGCAGCCGCGGAGAGATATGCCGATGTCATCCTGAAGAGCGGTGTCAACCTCGCCGCAGGCCAGCCTCTCTTCGTCAGGGCCGACCCCGCGAACAGGGAGTTCGCCGGAGTGCTCGCGGGAAGGGCCTACGCGCTGGGTTCGCCCTACGTCTACACCGTCTACGGAGACACGAAGCTCGAGCTGGCAAGGCTCTCGCATGCCGGAGCCGACACGCTCTCCTACGTGCCCTCGTTCCTCCCCGGGCTCTACAGGACATACATCGAGGAGAACTGGGCCAGCGTGGCCCTCACCGGCCCCGAGGACCCCGATGCCTACGAGGGGGTGGATCCCGCACGCCTCGGCTCCATGCGGAAGGCGATGTCGAAGGCCACCAGGGAATGGCTCGAAGCCATATCCTCCAACAAGATACGCTGGAGTGTCTGCCTGTGGCCCACCCCCGGCTGGGCCGCGAAGGTGCTGGGCTCCCCCGACGACTGGGAGCGGAGGATCTGGGAGGTCCTGACGCCGATCCTGAGGCTCGATGCCGCCGATCCCGCGGCCGCCTGGCTCGCGCACGACGCCGAACTCAAGAGGAGGGCGTCCTTCCTGAACGGGGCGAGGTTCGACAGGTTCCACCTCACCGGACCGGGAACCGATCTCTATGTCGGCATGGCCCCGGACAGGGTCTTCGCCGGGGGCAGGGGAGTGGCCAGGGACGGGCGCGACTTCTTCCCCAACATCCCCACCGAGGAGGTGTTCAGCACTCCCGACTTCCGGCGGACCGAGGGCAGGGCGGCATGCACGCGCCCGGTGCAGGTCAACGGGACCAACGTCGAGGGGGCGTGGTTCGAGTTCGAGGCCGGCAGGGTGAAGGCCTTCGGGGCATCGAGGAACGAGGGGGCCCTCGCCGAATACCTCTCCACCGACGAGAACGCACGCTTCCTGGGCGAGATCGCCCTCGTGGGCACCGACTCGCCCATCTACCGCAGCGGCAGGATCTTCCACAGCATACTGTTCGACGAGAACGCGGCCATCCACATAGCCCTGGGCAACGGCTACACCGAGTGCGTCGAGCGCGCCCGGGGCGCCGGGGTGCAGGACCTTCTCGCCCGCGGGTGCAACGTATCGCTCGTGCATGTCGACTTCATGATCGGTTCGGACGAGGTGAGCGTCGACGGTCTGGACGCTTCGGGCGCCGCCACGCGCATCATCTCCGCCGGCAGGTTCGCGGTCTAG
- the dnaE gene encoding DNA polymerase III subunit alpha: MPGLSDFHHLHLHSEYSLLDGAIQPSELADLLVESGMRGCAITDHGSLFGAIEFYDALSRRELHPIIGMEAYISPTPVSERDGGGRGPRYNHITLLAMDETGYRNLCRISSTGYLDGFYYKPRIDRDILARYCGGIAIGSACLKGELAERILAGDESGAREAVGFYHDLVGRDRFFIELMDHGLEDEKAVLPGLARLAADTGALPVATNDAHYLRKEHAYAHEVLLCIQTGRNIDDPGRMRFGTSEFYVKTPQEMERLFDWIPGAVPNTARIADMCSFRFEKGEIQLPAFPIPEGSTMASLLRESAVSGLAGRLGRDLDQAESERLESELRVIEDMGFPGYFLIVSELRRWASSQGIAMGPGRGSAAGSLVSYATGITDVNPLVHGLNFSRFLNPARREMPDIDLDFCVERRQEVIEHIVAMYGRGNVSQIVTFNRMKAKSVIRDVVRALGLPVDLGDQLSRMASKVTDPNATLEEIMAEVPQIAQSAASDETVSKIIDLCKVLENHARNTSVHAAGVIIAPGDLLDFVPLYRTKNEIMTQYEMKSLDRAGLLKLDVLGLRTVTVLQKAERMVREAGIDLSVGSIPLDDPGTLALLRSGETTGVFQLEGSGMRDALRKIGVNRFEDVTAAVAIFRPGSMDMIDTYAKNKQGMEAGNGFRISYLHPELEEVLSETYGVMIYQEQVMAIANRLGGMTMSEADVFRKAISKKNAAIMGQQRERFVSGATGRGIPKAVAVGIFDQIEKFAEYGFNKSHAVSYALLAFQTAYMKAHYPAPFLAALLSSWIGNIDQLSIVAEDCRRMGVPLLPPSVNEGESAFRVTPGGSITYALSAVRNVGEGPAAEIVRVRGEDGPFLDLFDFASRVDPALVNRRVYDSLAGAGAFDCLEPSRARVMAGIEAAMDYGARVRQAREAGQMSLFGGGPEPDAGVVPELPEAPVMSARARLNLEKSLLGFYLSGHPMDDFSEDIEAFTDFEPGQPMPAGGGRIRTAGVVTSVKEIPSRSGPIAFVTVEGREGACEVIAFSDILQKHRQAFEPGSFLLLEGEVSERRDESRLSVSAVAPMEDARRLLRAGIVLRFSTAGGNPDLHCRVAELLRGSPGGGAVRMEIVQSTGRIVAAESRSIRVDPSDSLLAGLRDLLGADAVRMAPGVRSLS, translated from the coding sequence ACTCCGAGTACAGCCTGCTCGATGGAGCGATCCAGCCCTCCGAGCTGGCCGACCTCCTCGTCGAGTCGGGCATGCGTGGCTGCGCCATCACCGACCATGGCAGCCTCTTCGGCGCCATCGAGTTCTACGACGCGCTCTCCAGGCGCGAACTGCACCCCATCATCGGCATGGAGGCGTACATCTCCCCGACGCCGGTCTCCGAGCGCGATGGAGGGGGCAGGGGACCCAGATACAACCACATCACGCTCCTCGCCATGGACGAGACGGGCTACAGGAACCTCTGCAGGATATCCTCCACCGGATATCTCGACGGCTTCTACTACAAGCCGAGGATCGACAGGGACATCCTCGCCCGCTACTGCGGCGGGATAGCCATAGGCTCGGCCTGTCTGAAGGGCGAGCTGGCAGAGAGGATCCTGGCCGGCGACGAGAGCGGGGCAAGGGAGGCTGTCGGCTTCTACCACGACCTCGTGGGGCGCGACAGGTTCTTCATCGAGCTGATGGACCACGGTCTGGAGGACGAGAAGGCCGTTCTCCCGGGCCTCGCGAGGCTCGCGGCCGATACCGGGGCGCTCCCGGTGGCCACCAACGACGCACATTACCTCAGGAAGGAGCACGCCTACGCCCACGAGGTCCTGCTGTGCATCCAGACCGGACGGAACATCGACGATCCCGGCAGGATGAGGTTCGGCACCTCCGAGTTCTACGTGAAGACCCCGCAGGAGATGGAACGGCTGTTCGACTGGATCCCCGGGGCGGTGCCGAACACCGCCCGGATAGCCGACATGTGCAGCTTCAGGTTCGAGAAGGGCGAGATCCAGCTCCCCGCCTTCCCCATCCCCGAGGGCAGCACGATGGCCTCTCTCCTGCGCGAGAGCGCCGTCTCCGGACTCGCCGGGCGGCTCGGCAGGGATCTCGACCAGGCCGAGAGCGAGAGGCTCGAGTCGGAGCTCCGCGTTATCGAGGACATGGGCTTTCCCGGCTACTTCCTCATCGTGTCGGAGCTCAGGCGCTGGGCTTCGTCGCAGGGGATCGCGATGGGTCCCGGAAGGGGCTCCGCCGCCGGCAGCCTGGTGTCGTACGCCACAGGCATCACGGACGTGAACCCGCTCGTGCACGGCCTCAACTTCAGCCGGTTCCTGAACCCGGCGCGGCGCGAGATGCCCGACATCGACCTGGATTTCTGCGTCGAGAGGCGGCAGGAGGTCATCGAGCACATCGTCGCCATGTACGGCAGGGGCAACGTGAGCCAGATCGTCACCTTCAACAGGATGAAGGCGAAGAGCGTCATAAGGGACGTGGTGCGGGCGCTGGGGCTGCCCGTGGATCTCGGCGACCAGCTCTCGCGGATGGCTTCTAAGGTGACGGATCCCAATGCCACGCTCGAGGAGATCATGGCCGAGGTGCCCCAGATCGCCCAGAGCGCCGCATCCGACGAGACCGTCTCGAAGATCATCGACCTGTGCAAGGTTCTCGAGAACCACGCGAGGAACACTTCGGTCCATGCCGCGGGAGTGATCATAGCCCCCGGCGACCTGCTGGACTTCGTGCCCCTCTACCGCACGAAGAACGAGATCATGACGCAGTACGAGATGAAGAGCCTCGACCGTGCCGGCCTCCTCAAGCTCGACGTGCTCGGTCTGCGCACGGTCACAGTGCTGCAGAAGGCCGAGAGGATGGTCAGGGAGGCCGGCATCGACCTATCCGTCGGCTCGATCCCTCTCGACGACCCCGGGACCCTTGCGCTCCTCCGGAGCGGCGAGACCACCGGGGTGTTCCAGCTCGAGGGGTCGGGGATGAGGGACGCCCTCAGGAAGATCGGGGTGAACCGCTTCGAGGACGTCACGGCCGCGGTGGCGATCTTCCGGCCCGGCTCGATGGACATGATCGACACCTACGCGAAGAACAAGCAGGGCATGGAGGCGGGTAACGGCTTCCGCATAAGCTACCTGCATCCCGAACTGGAGGAGGTCCTCTCCGAGACGTACGGCGTGATGATCTACCAGGAGCAGGTCATGGCCATAGCCAACCGGCTGGGCGGCATGACGATGTCCGAAGCGGACGTGTTCCGGAAGGCCATCTCGAAGAAGAACGCCGCGATAATGGGGCAGCAGCGCGAGAGGTTCGTGTCGGGAGCGACCGGCAGAGGCATCCCGAAGGCCGTGGCGGTCGGGATCTTCGACCAGATCGAGAAATTCGCCGAGTACGGCTTCAACAAGTCCCATGCCGTGAGCTATGCGCTCCTGGCGTTCCAGACCGCCTACATGAAGGCCCACTACCCGGCCCCGTTCCTGGCCGCGCTGTTGTCGAGCTGGATAGGGAACATCGACCAGCTCTCGATAGTGGCGGAGGACTGCCGCAGGATGGGCGTGCCCCTTCTGCCGCCATCGGTCAACGAAGGCGAGTCCGCCTTCAGGGTGACCCCGGGCGGCTCGATCACCTATGCGCTCTCGGCCGTCAGGAACGTCGGGGAAGGCCCGGCCGCCGAGATCGTCAGGGTCCGCGGGGAGGACGGCCCGTTCCTCGACCTGTTCGACTTCGCCTCACGCGTGGACCCCGCCCTCGTGAACCGCAGGGTGTACGACTCCCTGGCCGGTGCCGGTGCGTTCGACTGCCTCGAACCCTCCCGCGCCCGGGTCATGGCCGGCATCGAGGCGGCCATGGACTACGGGGCGAGGGTGAGGCAGGCGAGGGAGGCGGGTCAGATGTCGCTCTTCGGGGGCGGCCCGGAGCCCGACGCCGGAGTGGTGCCGGAGCTCCCCGAGGCTCCCGTGATGTCGGCAAGGGCCAGACTCAACCTCGAGAAGTCGCTCCTCGGCTTCTACCTCTCGGGTCACCCCATGGACGACTTCTCCGAGGACATCGAGGCATTCACCGACTTCGAGCCGGGCCAGCCGATGCCCGCCGGGGGGGGCAGGATAAGGACCGCAGGGGTCGTGACCTCGGTGAAGGAGATACCGTCCCGTTCGGGTCCCATAGCATTCGTCACCGTCGAGGGGCGCGAGGGCGCGTGCGAGGTCATAGCCTTCAGTGATATACTCCAGAAACACCGGCAGGCCTTCGAGCCCGGGAGCTTCCTGCTCCTGGAGGGGGAGGTCTCCGAGCGCAGGGACGAGTCGAGGCTCAGCGTGTCGGCGGTAGCGCCGATGGAGGATGCCCGGAGGCTGCTCAGGGCCGGCATCGTCCTGAGGTTCTCGACCGCCGGGGGAAACCCGGATCTGCACTGCAGGGTGGCCGAACTGCTGAGGGGAAGCCCCGGAGGAGGAGCCGTGAGGATGGAGATAGTCCAGTCCACCGGGCGCATCGTAGCGGCCGAGTCCAGGTCCATCAGGGTGGATCCGTCCGATTCCCTGCTTGCCGGCCTCCGGGATCTCCTCGGGGCCGATGCCGTGCGCATGGCGCCCGGGGTGAGGAGCCTGAGTTGA